A section of the Ciceribacter thiooxidans genome encodes:
- a CDS encoding LysR substrate-binding domain-containing protein: MRNLNLIHLNGLRALEAVGRLGSLQGAADELGVSVGAVSQQVIKAERQLGRQLFERTPKGLAPTKASADILPRLTEAFSLLSGAVAAARRHDDKLLTISVAPVFAARWLVHRLGGFSARHPEINLRMDATTRLVDPSTSDIDLCIRVGKGHWPGVRSELILAQRVFPVCSPALARDLKEPADILTLPAVIDGHALFGWDVWLESAGLGGRTLATRHVFNEASLCLDATIAGQGVMLAWQTLASHAVQTGQLVIPFGPWAPTGDGHYFVTAQTTRRNPAVEAFKAWLREELAADMRALESTFERSIRSHIPAPPDQATAL; encoded by the coding sequence ATGAGGAACCTGAATCTCATTCATCTCAACGGTCTGAGGGCGTTGGAGGCGGTTGGTCGGCTCGGATCCCTGCAAGGAGCAGCCGATGAGCTTGGCGTCTCGGTCGGCGCCGTGAGCCAACAGGTCATCAAGGCCGAACGGCAACTCGGTCGGCAACTCTTCGAACGCACGCCGAAGGGCCTCGCCCCGACCAAGGCGTCGGCCGATATCCTGCCGCGACTCACCGAAGCCTTCAGCCTGCTGTCAGGCGCCGTCGCGGCAGCGCGAAGGCATGACGACAAGCTGCTGACGATCTCGGTCGCTCCCGTCTTTGCGGCGCGCTGGCTTGTGCACCGCTTGGGCGGGTTTTCCGCCCGTCATCCGGAAATCAATCTGAGGATGGACGCAACGACCCGGCTCGTCGACCCTTCTACCTCCGACATCGACCTCTGCATCCGGGTTGGCAAGGGGCACTGGCCGGGCGTGCGCTCCGAGCTCATTCTGGCGCAACGCGTCTTCCCGGTATGCTCACCGGCACTCGCCCGTGACCTCAAGGAACCCGCCGATATTCTGACGTTGCCGGCCGTCATCGATGGACACGCATTGTTCGGCTGGGATGTATGGCTGGAGTCGGCCGGTCTCGGCGGCCGTACACTCGCCACCCGGCACGTCTTCAACGAGGCATCGCTCTGCCTGGACGCGACGATTGCCGGACAGGGCGTGATGCTTGCCTGGCAGACGCTCGCTTCCCACGCCGTACAGACGGGCCAGCTCGTCATTCCCTTCGGGCCGTGGGCGCCGACCGGCGACGGCCACTATTTCGTGACCGCCCAAACCACCCGACGCAATCCGGCCGTCGAAGCCTTCAAGGCCTGGCTCCGGGAGGAACTGGCCGCCGACATGCGGGCGCTCGAATCGACTTTTGAACGATCGATCCGGTCGCACATACCGGCCCCGCCCGATCAGGCGACGGCATTGTAG